A single Chryseobacterium sp. DNA region contains:
- a CDS encoding porin, with product MKKLLTFIGVALISSSLYSQGSPDYGSGLKLNLNSEGDKFIRFILWDQLWLRNTSMNPGSMVGGEPTDNSWSIGNRRLRALTYAQISKRYMILLHFGINNQTFINGGATGTSGTGGYGNGKKTQLFFHDAWNEYAVILPGEAGKFSLSLGAGLHYYMGLSRMTMASTLNFLTVDSPVFSWPLIDNSDQFARQLGMFAKGKYGKLEYRLSLNKPFATDLTPVNVTDPSKAVAVDNNGNPSFSKAGYLEYQFLDEESNALPFKVGSYLGTKKVFNVGAGFYHQADGTRTSVNSNVEKHDITLFAVDAFADIPLGDAKNKMAVSAYAGYYNYNFGPNYVRNLGTMNIAANDPNFIGNKAIAGPGNLQPTIGTGNIIYAQAGLLLPSQAEKPKIRIQPFAAYTHKNFEAFDKSSSQFDIGANWFIDGHHAKITTQYSTRPVYTSPTENPSSKGEFIVQFQIYL from the coding sequence ATGAAGAAATTACTTACATTCATTGGAGTGGCATTAATCAGCAGTTCTCTTTATTCGCAAGGCTCTCCTGATTATGGCAGTGGATTAAAATTAAACCTGAACTCTGAAGGCGATAAATTCATCAGATTTATTTTATGGGACCAGCTGTGGCTAAGAAATACATCAATGAATCCGGGAAGCATGGTTGGAGGGGAACCTACAGACAACTCCTGGAGCATAGGAAACAGAAGGTTACGGGCATTAACCTATGCTCAGATCTCCAAAAGATACATGATCCTCCTCCATTTTGGAATCAATAACCAGACGTTCATCAACGGAGGAGCTACTGGAACTTCAGGAACAGGCGGTTATGGAAACGGAAAGAAAACCCAGCTGTTTTTCCATGATGCCTGGAACGAATATGCAGTTATTTTACCTGGAGAAGCCGGAAAATTCAGTTTATCTTTAGGGGCGGGACTTCATTACTACATGGGACTTTCGCGTATGACCATGGCTTCCACCTTAAATTTCCTTACCGTAGATTCTCCTGTTTTCTCATGGCCTCTCATTGATAACTCGGACCAGTTTGCAAGACAGCTGGGAATGTTTGCCAAAGGTAAATACGGAAAGCTGGAATACCGGCTCAGTTTAAACAAACCTTTTGCCACAGACTTAACACCGGTGAACGTAACAGATCCTTCAAAAGCCGTAGCGGTAGACAATAATGGGAACCCAAGTTTTTCTAAAGCTGGCTATCTGGAATATCAGTTCCTTGATGAGGAATCCAATGCCCTTCCTTTCAAAGTAGGCTCCTACCTGGGAACGAAAAAAGTATTCAATGTAGGTGCCGGTTTCTACCACCAGGCAGATGGAACAAGAACTTCCGTCAATTCAAATGTTGAGAAGCATGACATTACTCTTTTCGCTGTTGATGCCTTCGCAGATATTCCTCTGGGAGATGCAAAAAATAAAATGGCCGTTTCAGCTTATGCAGGGTATTACAATTATAATTTTGGTCCCAACTATGTAAGAAACCTGGGAACAATGAATATAGCCGCCAATGATCCCAATTTTATCGGCAATAAAGCCATTGCAGGGCCTGGAAATTTACAACCCACCATCGGAACAGGTAATATTATCTACGCACAGGCAGGCTTACTGTTACCAAGCCAGGCAGAAAAGCCTAAAATCAGAATACAGCCTTTCGCGGCCTATACCCACAAAAACTTTGAAGCCTTTGACAAGTCCTCTTCTCAATTTGACATCGGCGCCAACTGGTTTATAGACGGCCACCATGCAAAAATTACGACCCAGTATTCAACAAGACCCGTTTACACCAGTCCTACAGAAAACCCGTCTTCAAAAGGCGAATTTATTGTACAGTTTCAGATCTACCTATAA
- a CDS encoding helix-turn-helix domain-containing protein: MENTCPKCHSDKVVKSGIINEKQRFHCKNCNYYFTVKKLGKQIDDYYVTKALQLYLEGLSYREIERIIGVSHVTISSWIKKYNITRPPHSEFHPVYKILKQNELIEYIAHEENIKNSGIIITQFADKYMLIKWERFKK; encoded by the coding sequence ATGGAAAATACATGTCCCAAATGCCACAGCGATAAAGTAGTAAAAAGCGGCATTATCAATGAAAAGCAGAGATTTCACTGCAAGAACTGCAATTATTATTTCACTGTTAAGAAACTGGGAAAACAGATTGACGACTATTATGTGACCAAAGCATTACAGCTCTACCTGGAAGGCTTAAGCTACCGTGAAATTGAAAGAATTATCGGGGTTTCCCATGTTACCATAAGCTCATGGATAAAAAAATACAATATCACCAGACCTCCCCATTCGGAGTTCCATCCTGTCTATAAAATCCTGAAACAAAATGAATTAATTGAATATATCGCCCATGAAGAAAACATTAAAAATTCCGGGATCATCATTACCCAGTTTGCTGATAAGTATATGCTGATCAAGTGGGAAAGATTTAAAAAATAG
- a CDS encoding GNAT family N-acetyltransferase yields MEIEISSCEHLKYVSEIQQEMYDSAQRRGTGIAKRSIEYLSKKISEGNAVVATENGEWVGFCYIETWSHGKFVANSGLIVSPKFRNGGVATQIKHKVFQLSREKYPEAKVFGLTTGLAVMKINSDLGYKPVIYSELTQDEEFWNGCKSCVNYEILMKKERKNCLCTAMLFVPDQIKGNEAADNQPENKYFEMNQTDFGHSAQNPVGEFHLTIKKNKKIQMKKKVILAFSGGLDTSYCAKYLSETLGYDVYAVTVNTGGFSKEEEKELESKALNLGVKEYRCVDAQEDYYNSCVKYLIFGNVLKNNTYPLSVSAERTIQAQEIAKYAMEVNADAIAHGSTGAGNDQVRFDLIFQVMCPNIEIITPIRDMALSREEEIEFLKSHGYEMEFQKAQYSVNKGLWGTSVGGKETLTSRNYLPEEAFPSQVKETQPSEVEIEFKNGEVISVNGESFKHSVYAIQKIEELASAYGIGRDIHVGDTIVGIKGRVGFEAAAALVIIKAHHLLEKHTLSKYQQMMKSQLSDWYGNWLHEALFLDPVMRNIESFLTDSQKTVSGKVFVTLHPYRFILNGIESDHDLMSDKFGSYGEANRAWTGEDVKGYTKIVSNSLNIYHQINQNIN; encoded by the coding sequence ATGGAAATAGAAATTTCCTCATGCGAACATCTAAAGTATGTGAGTGAAATACAGCAGGAAATGTATGATTCTGCACAGCGTAGAGGAACGGGAATCGCAAAACGTTCTATAGAATATTTGAGTAAGAAGATTTCAGAAGGCAATGCTGTGGTAGCCACTGAAAACGGAGAGTGGGTAGGTTTCTGTTATATAGAGACCTGGTCACATGGGAAGTTTGTGGCTAATTCGGGGCTGATTGTATCTCCGAAATTCAGGAACGGAGGGGTAGCGACTCAGATAAAGCATAAAGTTTTCCAGTTATCTAGAGAAAAATATCCTGAAGCGAAAGTCTTCGGGCTAACGACGGGGCTTGCGGTAATGAAAATCAATAGTGATCTGGGATATAAGCCGGTGATCTATTCTGAACTGACTCAGGATGAGGAATTTTGGAACGGATGCAAGAGCTGTGTCAACTATGAAATTTTAATGAAAAAGGAACGTAAAAACTGCCTGTGTACGGCAATGCTGTTTGTTCCGGATCAAATAAAAGGAAATGAGGCTGCCGATAACCAGCCTGAAAATAAATATTTTGAAATGAACCAAACAGACTTTGGGCATTCTGCACAAAATCCTGTTGGTGAATTCCATCTGACCATAAAAAAAAATAAAAAAATCCAGATGAAAAAAAAAGTCATCTTAGCATTTAGTGGAGGTTTGGATACTTCCTACTGTGCCAAATATCTTAGTGAAACACTGGGATATGATGTGTATGCAGTCACTGTAAATACCGGAGGTTTTTCTAAAGAGGAGGAAAAGGAATTGGAAAGCAAAGCTTTAAACCTTGGGGTAAAAGAATACAGGTGCGTAGATGCTCAGGAAGATTATTATAATTCTTGTGTGAAGTATTTGATTTTTGGGAATGTATTAAAGAATAATACGTATCCTCTTTCTGTGAGTGCTGAACGTACGATCCAGGCTCAGGAAATTGCAAAATATGCTATGGAAGTCAATGCTGATGCAATAGCCCACGGAAGTACCGGAGCTGGAAATGATCAGGTTCGTTTTGATCTGATCTTTCAGGTAATGTGTCCGAATATTGAGATCATTACGCCTATCCGTGATATGGCTTTATCCCGTGAAGAGGAAATTGAGTTTTTAAAAAGCCATGGATATGAAATGGAATTTCAAAAAGCGCAATATTCAGTGAATAAAGGGCTTTGGGGAACATCAGTAGGAGGAAAAGAGACGCTGACTTCAAGAAATTATCTGCCGGAAGAAGCTTTTCCTTCACAGGTAAAAGAAACTCAACCTTCAGAGGTGGAGATTGAATTTAAAAATGGGGAGGTAATCTCCGTAAATGGAGAAAGCTTTAAACATTCTGTGTATGCGATTCAAAAAATAGAAGAACTGGCTTCTGCTTACGGAATCGGCCGTGATATCCATGTTGGAGATACGATTGTAGGGATTAAAGGAAGAGTAGGGTTTGAAGCTGCGGCGGCCTTAGTGATTATCAAGGCCCACCATTTATTGGAAAAGCATACTCTTTCAAAATACCAGCAGATGATGAAATCCCAGTTGTCCGACTGGTATGGCAACTGGCTTCATGAAGCGCTTTTCCTGGATCCTGTGATGAGAAATATAGAGTCTTTCTTAACGGATTCTCAAAAAACAGTGAGTGGAAAAGTATTTGTAACCCTTCATCCGTACAGGTTTATTTTAAATGGAATAGAATCTGATCATGACCTGATGTCCGATAAATTCGGAAGCTACGGAGAGGCTAACAGAGCATGGACAGGAGAGGATGTGAAAGGCTATACAAAAATTGTGAGCAATTCTTTAAATATATACCACCAGATTAACCAGAATATCAACTAG
- the argC gene encoding N-acetyl-gamma-glutamyl-phosphate reductase, with protein sequence MKKTVGIIGANGYTGSELIRLLAFHPHVTLSFLYSRSNSGTIISDLYPDLTTVCDKVLTDQPEEVDILFLCLPHKESQNWLTQNPVREDTLVIDLGNDFRLEGNSGNREFIYGLPEINKKQLAGTKSIANPGCFATAIQLALLPLAEKGILDEVFTTGITGSTGAGQSLQATTHFTWRNDNISAYKTLKHQHVDEILQQLVSLNNQEVALNFVPWRGDFSRGIFTSSTVKTDLDLEDIEQLYENFYADEPFVKVSRKAIDLKQVVNTNRCVIQIEKSGNVVVIHSAIDNLLKGASGQAVQNMNIAMGWEENAGLNLKPIAF encoded by the coding sequence ATGAAGAAAACAGTAGGAATAATTGGTGCAAACGGTTATACAGGAAGTGAGCTGATACGCTTACTGGCTTTTCATCCCCATGTGACATTGAGTTTTTTATATAGTCGTTCAAATTCGGGAACAATAATATCGGATTTGTACCCGGATTTAACGACGGTTTGTGACAAGGTTTTAACAGATCAGCCTGAAGAGGTAGATATTCTTTTTCTGTGCCTTCCGCATAAGGAAAGTCAGAATTGGTTAACTCAAAATCCTGTTCGGGAAGATACTTTAGTGATTGATCTGGGAAATGATTTCCGTTTGGAAGGAAATTCTGGAAACAGAGAATTTATCTACGGATTGCCTGAAATCAATAAAAAACAACTGGCAGGTACAAAGAGCATTGCCAATCCCGGATGTTTTGCGACAGCTATTCAACTGGCTTTATTGCCGCTGGCAGAAAAAGGAATTTTGGATGAGGTTTTCACAACAGGGATTACGGGTTCTACAGGAGCTGGACAATCCTTGCAGGCTACTACGCATTTTACCTGGAGAAATGATAATATATCAGCCTATAAGACATTGAAGCATCAGCATGTGGATGAGATCCTGCAACAGCTGGTTTCTTTAAACAATCAAGAGGTTGCTCTGAATTTTGTCCCATGGAGAGGCGATTTTTCAAGAGGGATTTTTACAAGTTCTACGGTAAAAACCGATCTTGATCTGGAAGATATAGAACAATTGTATGAGAATTTTTATGCAGATGAGCCTTTTGTAAAGGTAAGCAGGAAAGCAATTGATCTAAAACAGGTTGTCAATACCAATCGCTGTGTGATTCAAATCGAGAAAAGTGGAAATGTAGTCGTGATCCACTCAGCGATTGACAATTTGTTGAAAGGAGCGTCAGGACAGGCAGTGCAGAATATGAATATTGCGATGGGCTGGGAAGAAAATGCAGGACTGAACCTGAAACCAATAGCATTTTAA
- a CDS encoding aspartate aminotransferase family protein, producing the protein MNLFNVYPLFNINPVKAQGSFLWDDQGEQYLDFYGGHAVISIGHNHPHYQNKLKEQLEKISFYSNSVQNELQTELAEKLGQLSGYEDYNLFLCNSGAEANENALKLASFHNGKTKVLYFSGSFHGRTSAAVSVTDNPKIVAPVNFSERFVKSEWNNIEQLEEAFEAHGNEISSVIIEGIQGVGGIMIPAEGFLSKIKALCDQYDAVLILDEVQSGYGRSGYFFAHQEFGIEPDIITTAKGMGNGFPVGGVLIHPKFRATSGLLGTTFGGNHLACAASIAVLDVMKEENLIENAQKMGEYIENEIKDLPHIKSIRRKGLMIGIELDRDCSEVRKNLLYDHHIFTGNSNDKSVLRILPALNIRKEETDLFINALKTVLGNS; encoded by the coding sequence ATGAATTTATTCAACGTATATCCATTATTTAATATAAATCCGGTTAAAGCTCAAGGTTCTTTTCTTTGGGATGACCAAGGAGAGCAGTATCTTGATTTTTACGGAGGGCATGCTGTGATATCTATCGGGCACAATCATCCGCATTATCAGAATAAACTGAAAGAGCAGCTGGAAAAAATTTCTTTCTATTCCAATTCTGTACAGAATGAACTGCAAACTGAATTGGCTGAAAAACTGGGGCAGCTTTCAGGATATGAAGATTATAATCTTTTCTTGTGTAATTCAGGAGCTGAAGCGAATGAAAATGCATTAAAACTGGCTTCTTTTCATAACGGGAAAACCAAGGTGCTTTACTTCTCAGGTTCGTTTCACGGAAGAACTTCTGCAGCTGTTTCCGTGACAGATAATCCAAAGATTGTTGCCCCTGTTAACTTTTCAGAAAGATTTGTAAAATCCGAATGGAATAATATAGAGCAGCTTGAAGAAGCCTTTGAAGCGCATGGGAATGAAATTTCCTCTGTGATCATTGAAGGAATCCAGGGAGTGGGCGGAATTATGATTCCTGCTGAAGGATTTTTATCTAAAATCAAAGCGCTGTGTGATCAGTATGATGCTGTCCTGATTTTGGATGAGGTACAGTCAGGGTATGGAAGAAGCGGATACTTCTTTGCCCACCAGGAATTCGGAATAGAACCGGATATCATTACAACGGCAAAAGGAATGGGAAATGGTTTTCCGGTTGGAGGAGTTTTGATCCATCCTAAATTCCGGGCGACCAGCGGATTGCTGGGAACAACTTTTGGGGGGAACCACCTTGCCTGTGCTGCATCAATTGCTGTACTGGATGTAATGAAAGAGGAAAACCTTATTGAGAACGCTCAGAAAATGGGTGAGTATATAGAAAACGAAATTAAAGATTTACCACATATTAAATCGATCCGAAGGAAGGGGCTGATGATCGGAATAGAGCTTGACAGAGACTGTTCGGAAGTGAGAAAAAACTTACTGTATGATCATCATATTTTTACAGGAAACTCGAATGATAAGAGTGTTTTAAGGATTCTTCCGGCACTTAACATCAGGAAAGAGGAAACTGATCTTTTCATCAATGCCCTGAAAACGGTATTGGGAAATAGTTAA
- a CDS encoding N-acetylornithine carbamoyltransferase has protein sequence MKKFTAVSDVENLQDIIKKALQIKENPLSETEKGKGKTIGLVFLNSSLRTRLSSQIAAQNLGLNVLILNAAQEAWNLEFADGAVMNGDTVEHIKDAIEVLNQYCDIIAVRCFAGMKSKEDDVNESILSQFEKHAKVPVISLESATRHPLQSLADCITITENWKKDHKPKVVLTWAPHIKPIAQAVGNSFAEWMQEMDVDFVITNPEGYNLDQSFTKNVQVIHDQDEALKDADFVYVKNWSSFDDYAAMPEVKGDWMLTNEKLANTNQAKVMHCLPVRRNVELSDEVMDGENSIIYQQAKNRIFSAQAVFSEILDNIK, from the coding sequence ATGAAAAAATTTACCGCTGTAAGTGACGTTGAAAACTTACAGGACATTATAAAAAAAGCTTTACAGATAAAAGAAAACCCACTTTCAGAAACAGAAAAAGGAAAAGGGAAAACAATAGGACTTGTATTTTTAAACTCAAGTTTGAGAACCCGTTTGAGCAGCCAGATTGCAGCACAAAACCTGGGCTTAAATGTTTTAATATTGAATGCGGCACAGGAAGCATGGAATCTTGAATTTGCCGACGGTGCGGTGATGAATGGAGATACGGTGGAGCATATTAAAGATGCGATTGAAGTTTTGAACCAATATTGCGACATTATTGCAGTACGTTGCTTTGCCGGAATGAAAAGTAAAGAAGACGACGTGAATGAAAGCATTCTAAGTCAATTTGAGAAGCATGCAAAAGTGCCTGTTATTTCATTGGAATCAGCGACACGTCATCCGCTGCAAAGCCTGGCCGACTGTATTACCATTACAGAGAACTGGAAAAAGGATCATAAGCCTAAAGTTGTATTGACCTGGGCTCCGCACATCAAACCGATCGCTCAGGCTGTTGGAAATTCTTTCGCAGAATGGATGCAGGAAATGGATGTTGACTTTGTGATCACGAATCCGGAAGGGTATAATCTGGATCAGAGTTTTACAAAAAATGTACAGGTGATCCATGATCAGGATGAAGCTTTAAAAGATGCAGACTTTGTCTATGTAAAAAACTGGTCTTCTTTCGATGATTATGCTGCAATGCCTGAAGTGAAAGGAGATTGGATGTTGACGAATGAAAAATTGGCCAATACGAATCAGGCGAAAGTAATGCACTGTCTTCCGGTACGTAGAAATGTAGAATTAAGCGATGAAGTAATGGACGGAGAAAATTCTATCATTTACCAGCAGGCTAAGAACCGTATTTTCTCAGCACAAGCTGTATTCAGTGAAATTTTAGACAACATAAAATAA
- the argB gene encoding acetylglutamate kinase translates to MKNKIYIIKIGGALIDDERLLDQFLDQFSEIKEKKILVHGGGKLATELAAKLGIEQKMINGRRITDKETLDLVTMVYAGGINKNIVEKLQHKNCNAIGFSGADGNLIKAKKRVHPEIDFGFVGDVNKKSVNKKLVSKLIKLDLVPVFSAITHDKKGNLFNTNADTIASVMAQALSSKFEVELLYCFDKEGVLEDVNNPESVIKSVSEKEFSELKEKGKLHKGILPKLENAIGAIKNNVNKVFLIKETELKNHIENHHAGTEICL, encoded by the coding sequence ATGAAAAATAAAATATACATCATAAAAATAGGCGGAGCGCTCATTGATGATGAACGATTACTGGATCAGTTTTTAGATCAGTTTTCCGAAATTAAAGAAAAGAAAATCCTTGTTCATGGCGGAGGTAAATTAGCTACTGAATTGGCAGCCAAGCTAGGAATAGAGCAAAAGATGATCAACGGAAGGAGGATTACGGATAAGGAGACACTGGATCTTGTCACGATGGTATATGCAGGGGGAATTAATAAAAATATTGTTGAAAAATTGCAGCATAAAAACTGTAATGCAATAGGGTTTTCCGGTGCGGATGGAAATTTAATCAAGGCTAAGAAAAGGGTACATCCGGAAATTGATTTTGGCTTTGTAGGAGATGTGAATAAAAAAAGTGTGAATAAGAAGTTGGTTTCAAAATTAATTAAACTTGACCTTGTTCCTGTATTTTCGGCCATCACACACGATAAAAAAGGAAATCTTTTCAATACCAATGCGGATACCATTGCTTCTGTGATGGCACAGGCTTTATCATCAAAATTTGAAGTGGAGTTATTGTATTGTTTTGATAAAGAGGGTGTGCTGGAAGATGTAAATAATCCTGAATCTGTTATCAAAAGTGTTTCCGAAAAAGAATTTTCCGAATTAAAGGAAAAAGGAAAGCTGCACAAAGGGATTTTGCCCAAACTGGAAAATGCTATCGGGGCGATAAAAAATAATGTAAATAAAGTGTTTCTGATTAAAGAAACCGAATTGAAAAACCATATAGAGAATCATCATGCAGGAACTGAAATCTGTTTATAA
- a CDS encoding M20 family metallo-hydrolase translates to MQELKSVYNKEELLSNAVGLLKNLIEIPSFSKDEFNTSVEIENFFRKHQIPTKRFKNNIWAVNKNFDVFKPSVLLNTHHDTVKPNKAYTLDPFVPVEKDGKLYGLGSNDAGASLVSMAQVFLHFYEKEDLQYNLVIALTAEEEISGFDGIEALFPQLPNIELAIVGEPTQMNLAIAEKGLLVIDGEMKGTPSHAAHPNDDNSIIKCMADLQNILSFTFPKVSEYLGEVKVTLSGIHAGVQHNVVPESCHFTLDVRVTDEYSNKEAFEIIQSQMESTLTARSFRLNSSKIEMEHPFVKAGLEIGRTTYGSPTSSDQAIIPCTSVKIGPGDSRRSHTADEYIYIQEIEEGIEIYIQILEKVL, encoded by the coding sequence ATGCAGGAACTGAAATCTGTTTATAATAAGGAAGAATTATTGAGTAATGCAGTTGGGTTACTTAAAAATCTGATTGAAATTCCTTCATTCAGCAAAGATGAATTCAACACATCAGTAGAGATTGAGAATTTCTTCAGGAAACATCAAATTCCAACCAAACGTTTTAAAAATAACATCTGGGCGGTTAATAAAAACTTTGATGTATTTAAACCATCAGTTTTGCTGAATACCCATCATGATACGGTGAAGCCTAACAAGGCTTACACGCTGGACCCGTTTGTGCCTGTTGAGAAAGACGGTAAATTGTATGGGCTGGGAAGTAATGATGCCGGCGCTTCTTTGGTTTCTATGGCACAGGTTTTTTTACACTTTTATGAGAAAGAAGATTTACAATATAATTTAGTGATTGCTTTGACGGCAGAGGAGGAGATCTCAGGATTTGATGGAATCGAAGCTTTATTTCCGCAGCTACCTAACATAGAGCTCGCCATTGTAGGAGAACCCACGCAGATGAACCTGGCGATTGCAGAAAAAGGACTGCTGGTGATTGATGGAGAAATGAAAGGGACTCCTTCTCATGCCGCTCATCCCAATGATGATAATTCGATTATAAAATGTATGGCGGACCTTCAGAATATACTCAGCTTTACCTTTCCCAAAGTTTCAGAATATTTGGGTGAGGTTAAAGTTACGTTATCAGGAATTCATGCCGGAGTACAGCATAATGTAGTGCCTGAATCATGTCATTTTACATTGGATGTACGCGTGACGGATGAATATTCCAATAAAGAAGCTTTTGAGATCATTCAGTCTCAGATGGAATCCACACTGACGGCAAGGTCTTTCAGGCTCAATTCCTCAAAAATTGAAATGGAACATCCGTTTGTAAAAGCAGGATTGGAAATCGGGAGGACGACCTATGGTTCACCCACCTCTTCAGATCAGGCCATTATTCCATGTACATCAGTGAAAATAGGCCCCGGAGACAGTAGGCGCTCCCATACTGCAGATGAATACATCTATATTCAGGAAATAGAAGAAGGGATTGAAATCTATATCCAAATTTTAGAAAAAGTGTTATAA